The Gracilimonas sediminicola sequence TTCAAAGTCAGCCCGGCGTTTTGGCTACCGGAGACCGGGGCGGTCAGCTTTTTGTACGGGGAGGTACTCCTTCTGAGAATATGGTGCTGATGGACGGTACCCTGATTTATCAACCTTTTCATATTGTCGGGTTTTTCTCGGTATTTCCGGAAGACGTAGTTTCTTCAGCCGATTTTTATGCCGGTGGATTTGGCCCCAAATACAGTGGACGGTCTTCATCGGTTATGGATGTGAGGCTGAAAAACGGGAATTTGTATGAGACCGGGTGGTCGGCATCGGTGAGTCCCTTTATTTCTGATGTATTTGTGGAAACGCCGATTAAAAAAGGGAAAAGCTCGCTGCTTTTTTCCATGCGCGGTTCTTTAATTGAGGAAACGAGCGATGCGTATTTACAGGAACAGCAGCCGTTAAAGTTTAACAGCCAGCTGATGAAATTTAACAGCACCACCAACGAAGGTCTTGGCTGTTCTGCTCTTTTAATGCGAACCTACGACCGGGGCAAGCTCAATTTTGATTCGGATCAATATTTTAAATGGAGCAATGTAGTTGCCGGAACCCGCTGCTTTGGAACTGCCCAGGAATCCTCCCTTTCATTTATGGAGCTGAATTTCGGCCTTTCCAACTTTAATAACGAAGCGGGCGGTGGTGGCGGAGGGCGCAGAACGTCCAACATCTTCAAATCGAATCTGGATCTCAGTTTCGTTAACTATGTGAGCGATATCAAAATTGAGTATGGTTTCTTTGCTAACTATCGAACGGTGAACTTCGACATTCTGAACAGATTCAACTCTTTAGATGCGAACGAAGAATCATTTTTAACAACCGGATTATATTTGGAAAGTGAGGTTCCGGTAGGGAAATACTTATCCCTGAAACCCGGACTTGTTGCCAATTCATACATGATCAGGCTTGACGGTACCCTTGAACCCCGGTTTCGGTTCTCTTTAGACTTCACGGATGTTTTTAACGGGGAATTTCATGGAGCAGCGGGCGTGTATCTTCAGCCTTTAATTGGTTTGGCTGATTTACGAGATGCCGGCACCGCTTTTACAGCCTGGATGTTGCCACCCGGTTATGAAACCACGCTCAGAACCACCCATTACTTGATTGGGTGGAGACAAACGGTGACTTCCGGTTTCGACTTCACCGTAGAAGGCTACTTCAAAACCATTGAGGATACTCCGATTTCAGTGTGGAACCCCGTAGCACAATTTACAACCGAACTGGAATACGCCGATGGTACGGTACGTGGAATTGATGCCCGGCTTAATTTCAGTCACAAAGCTTTTTATGCGGCCGTGGGTTATGGCTATTCAATCACAGAATATGAAACTTCTCAGGATCACTTTGTGCAATGGTTTGGCAAAGAGACGCAGAGATACAACCCTCCTCATGATCGTCGCCATCAGTTGAATGCACAGCTTGGTTTTGACTGGGGTAATTTTTCAGCCAATCTGAACTGGATTTACGGCTCGGGCTTACCCTACACTCAGCCTAAAGGATTCGACAGCTTTTTTAATTTAGATGAAGGAGTTCCGGAAGTGAAAGATGAATACGGAACGCCAAGAATACTTCTTGAAAAACCTTTTCAGGGGAATATGCCCGATTTCCACCGGTTTGATGTATCGCTCCAGCAGCAGTTTCAGCTTCCCTCAGCTAACCTGAATGTACAGCTTGGGGCCATTAACCTGTACGATCAACAAAACTTATTCTATTACGATGTGTTCTCCCAGAGAGGAATAAATCAGTTACCCATCGTACCTTATGTAGCCTTGAAGGTGGAGTCAAAATAAGCTTCATCTCCTTAGCGAGTTTTTTCTCATTGCGGCGCTCTGCGGCGCAATGCCCACCCGAGGCTCTGCCTCAAATTCTGCATTCATATCTTTACACTATTTCCCTGTTAACTAACTTGAGGCGGAGCCTCACAATGAGGTTCCGCAGCGGAGTGGCGGAACCAGTCTAAATGGTAAAGTTGAATCTATCATCACATTCAATAAATCTCATAGATACTTGATAAAGACAAAGCCCAAAAAGATTTGTACCTTTGGGCATTAGGAGAAAGAAAATCTAAATCGAGTAAAAAATGAGCGACAAACTGAAGCAAACCAGAGTTGAATTTGAAACCGGTTCGGGCAAAGCCTACCTGCACAGCCTCCCAAAACTGAAAGAACTGGGTTATAAGAGTATTGACAAGCTCCCCTTCTCTGTAAAAATATTGTTGGAAGCCGTACTCCGCGAATTTGACGGATACGCTGTTACTGAAAAAGACATTGAAGCACTGGCGAATTATAATGCCAAAGATCCGCAGGGCGAAATCCCTTTTAAACCATCTCGTGTGGTGCTGCAGGATTTTACCGGCGTTCCCGCTGTTGTTGACCTGGCGGCTCTCCGGTCTGCAATGAAACGAATGGGTGGTAAAGCTACAGACATCAACCCGCAAGTACCTGTAGATCTGGTGATTGACCACTCTGTGCAGGTTGATATGTTTGGGCAAGATGCCGCGCTGATGTTCAACGTGGAAAAAGAAATGGAGCGTAACAACGAGCGCTACGAATTCCTGAAATGGGGTAAAGAAGCTTTTGATAATTTCCGTGTGGTACCTCCGGGGCGTGGAATTGTTCACCAGGTAAACCTTGAGTATTTAGGCCGCGGTGTTTTCACCCGAAAAGAAGAAGACGGAACAACAACGGCATATCCGGATACGCTGGTGGGAACTGATTCTCACACAACTATGATTAACGGACTCGGTATTCTCGGCTGGGGTGTTGGCGGGATTGAAGCGGAAGCTGCCATGCTTGGCCAGCCTATTTCCATGCTGGTTCCAGAAGTAACCGGAATGAAACTGACCGGAAAACTTCGTGAAGGTGTAACGGCTACCGACTTAACACTGACGGTAACCCAAATGCTTCGTGAGCACGG is a genomic window containing:
- a CDS encoding TonB-dependent receptor yields the protein MSELKKGIFLLFILLPLKEVYAQNNAVRGIISDRGTGEALISATVSIQTFSGEIVKGTVTDNNGHYQINNIDRGDYIFKASYVGYQTYTDTIRVINYGGAILKNITLSPSSEELGEVTVSDRSRGDNAGQTRIQPETIGRAPTPAGSADLVSYIQSQPGVLATGDRGGQLFVRGGTPSENMVLMDGTLIYQPFHIVGFFSVFPEDVVSSADFYAGGFGPKYSGRSSSVMDVRLKNGNLYETGWSASVSPFISDVFVETPIKKGKSSLLFSMRGSLIEETSDAYLQEQQPLKFNSQLMKFNSTTNEGLGCSALLMRTYDRGKLNFDSDQYFKWSNVVAGTRCFGTAQESSLSFMELNFGLSNFNNEAGGGGGGRRTSNIFKSNLDLSFVNYVSDIKIEYGFFANYRTVNFDILNRFNSLDANEESFLTTGLYLESEVPVGKYLSLKPGLVANSYMIRLDGTLEPRFRFSLDFTDVFNGEFHGAAGVYLQPLIGLADLRDAGTAFTAWMLPPGYETTLRTTHYLIGWRQTVTSGFDFTVEGYFKTIEDTPISVWNPVAQFTTELEYADGTVRGIDARLNFSHKAFYAAVGYGYSITEYETSQDHFVQWFGKETQRYNPPHDRRHQLNAQLGFDWGNFSANLNWIYGSGLPYTQPKGFDSFFNLDEGVPEVKDEYGTPRILLEKPFQGNMPDFHRFDVSLQQQFQLPSANLNVQLGAINLYDQQNLFYYDVFSQRGINQLPIVPYVALKVESK